One window from the genome of Echinicola vietnamensis DSM 17526 encodes:
- a CDS encoding gluconate:H+ symporter yields the protein MTILFVLLSILLLVLLIVWAKLNPFIAFLITSIVAGLLLGIPPEQVAVSVQQGMGSLLGDLVIIITMGAMLGKLVAESGAAQRIADFLMRVFGKKYIHWAMMVTGLVVGIPLFYNVGFVLLVPLVFTVAHQYKLSAVYVGIPLLAALSVTHGFLPPHPSPAALVAQFDANMGVTLLYGMMVAIPTILVAGPFFARFLKHIPASPLKSFRASSKPEEELPGTINSFLSALLPVVLLVGTPVLLMQTDEQSALYGYVKFIADPGMVMLFSLLVATFTLGLHQGMKMDHLMDIYVDSVKDVAMIILIVAGAGALKQVLLDSGVSQVIADGLEGWNVHPLVLAWTITAVIRVCVGSATVAGLTTAGIIAPLIEGSGVDPNLVVLAIGAGSLMFSHFNDAGFWMYKEFFNVSIKDTIRSWSVMETIVAVVGLAGVMVLDWVVG from the coding sequence GTGACAATACTCTTTGTGCTCCTAAGTATTTTATTATTAGTACTACTAATCGTATGGGCCAAGCTCAACCCCTTTATAGCTTTTTTGATCACTTCTATCGTAGCAGGGTTGCTTTTGGGCATTCCACCAGAGCAAGTAGCGGTGTCCGTACAGCAAGGGATGGGGAGCCTCCTGGGAGATTTGGTGATTATCATTACGATGGGTGCGATGTTGGGAAAGCTCGTGGCTGAAAGCGGTGCCGCACAGCGGATCGCCGATTTTCTTATGCGGGTTTTTGGAAAGAAATATATCCACTGGGCCATGATGGTGACTGGCTTGGTGGTCGGAATTCCGTTGTTTTATAACGTTGGTTTTGTATTGCTGGTGCCTCTGGTATTTACCGTGGCTCATCAGTACAAGCTATCTGCCGTGTATGTGGGGATTCCCTTGCTGGCGGCTTTGTCCGTGACCCACGGATTTTTGCCTCCTCATCCCTCTCCAGCGGCACTGGTGGCACAGTTTGATGCCAATATGGGCGTGACGCTGCTTTATGGAATGATGGTCGCCATACCTACGATCTTGGTTGCAGGTCCTTTTTTTGCGCGGTTCCTCAAGCATATTCCGGCCAGTCCACTGAAAAGTTTCCGTGCCAGCAGCAAGCCTGAGGAGGAATTGCCAGGAACCATCAATAGTTTCTTGTCTGCGCTGCTTCCCGTGGTGCTACTGGTGGGGACACCGGTACTGTTAATGCAGACAGATGAACAGAGCGCATTATATGGTTATGTGAAATTTATAGCAGATCCAGGGATGGTGATGCTTTTCTCCCTCTTGGTGGCTACATTTACCTTAGGGCTTCACCAAGGCATGAAGATGGATCACTTAATGGATATTTATGTGGATTCGGTGAAGGACGTGGCCATGATCATCCTGATCGTGGCAGGTGCGGGGGCTTTAAAGCAAGTACTGTTGGATAGTGGGGTGAGTCAAGTGATTGCGGATGGATTGGAAGGGTGGAACGTACATCCGCTGGTGTTGGCTTGGACAATTACGGCTGTCATTAGGGTTTGCGTGGGGTCTGCCACCGTAGCAGGACTGACCACAGCCGGGATTATTGCGCCTTTGATAGAAGGTTCGGGCGTGGATCCCAATTTGGTGGTTTTGGCCATTGGAGCGGGGAGCTTGATGTTTTCCCACTTTAATGATGCCGGTTTTTGGATGTATAAGGAGTTTTTCAATGTCAGCATTAAGGATACCATCAGGTCATGGTCTGTGATGGAGACCATCGTGGCAGTAGTGGGGTTGGCAGGGGTAATGGTGCTGGACTGGGTCGTGGGATAG
- a CDS encoding RidA family protein — protein MSAEENFKKLGLTLPPAPAPKGVYKPCLIDGKYLYLSGHGTVQDDGSLIMGRIGDALDDEAGKLAARQVGLAMLATIRANLGSLNKVKRVIKILGMVNCVPDFERHPYIINGCSELFAEVWGIENGVGVRSAVGFGSLPDNIPVEVEAMFELH, from the coding sequence ATGTCAGCAGAAGAAAATTTCAAGAAATTAGGATTGACCCTACCACCAGCTCCAGCGCCAAAGGGAGTGTACAAGCCTTGTCTTATCGACGGGAAATACTTGTACCTATCGGGACATGGCACCGTGCAGGATGATGGTTCATTGATCATGGGAAGGATTGGAGATGCCCTCGATGATGAAGCAGGGAAATTGGCGGCCCGTCAGGTTGGTTTGGCCATGCTGGCTACGATCAGGGCCAATTTGGGCAGCCTCAACAAAGTCAAAAGAGTCATTAAAATCCTTGGTATGGTCAATTGCGTCCCCGATTTTGAACGACATCCCTATATCATTAACGGCTGTAGTGAACTTTTCGCTGAGGTGTGGGGGATAGAGAATGGCGTGGGCGTACGCAGTGCAGTAGGGTTCGGTTCACTGCCAGATAATATCCCTGTTGAGGTGGAAGCGATGTTTGAATTGCATTAA
- a CDS encoding D-TA family PLP-dependent enzyme, translating to MDWYEIKEVEAIDSPALAVYPKRVKSNIGKLKSMVKEVSRLQPHIKTVKCMEVVKMLMDAGIDKFKCATIAEAEMLGMAGAKEVLIAYPMVGPKVDRMIKLMLVYQDTEFSCLVDCPEQARHLSAHTYQADVYLRVFLDLNVGTDRTGVRPLEEAMDLYDYCKETSHLITMGLHIYDGHIRHKDLALRKEACDTAFAPVEALAEQLKKKYDGGLKVIAGGSPTFPIHAQRPGVTCSPGTFAYWDKGYQEGLSEQSFEFAAVLMGRVISRPGEKLICLDLGYKSVASEGALDRRVWFPDHPIWNPVGHSEEHLVVEVPKDDRPPVGEVVYAIPYHICPTVAMYDRVLTVDNHKLSGEWKTLARKRRINI from the coding sequence ATGGATTGGTACGAGATTAAGGAAGTGGAGGCCATTGATTCCCCAGCGCTTGCGGTTTATCCCAAGCGTGTAAAGTCAAATATTGGAAAGCTAAAGTCCATGGTGAAAGAGGTGTCCCGGCTGCAGCCGCACATCAAGACCGTAAAATGCATGGAAGTGGTGAAAATGCTGATGGATGCTGGGATTGATAAATTTAAGTGTGCTACCATCGCCGAAGCGGAAATGCTGGGGATGGCAGGTGCAAAGGAGGTATTGATCGCCTACCCTATGGTGGGGCCTAAAGTGGACAGGATGATCAAGCTCATGCTGGTGTACCAGGATACGGAATTTTCATGCTTGGTGGACTGTCCAGAGCAGGCCCGGCACCTTTCGGCCCACACCTATCAAGCGGATGTTTACCTCAGGGTGTTTTTGGACCTGAATGTAGGCACTGACAGAACAGGTGTAAGACCCTTGGAAGAAGCCATGGATCTGTATGATTATTGCAAAGAGACCAGCCACTTGATTACGATGGGGCTGCACATTTATGATGGCCATATCAGGCATAAGGATTTGGCGTTAAGAAAAGAAGCGTGCGACACTGCGTTTGCGCCAGTGGAGGCATTGGCGGAACAATTGAAGAAAAAGTATGATGGGGGATTAAAGGTAATTGCCGGTGGTTCGCCCACCTTTCCGATTCACGCCCAGCGACCCGGAGTGACTTGCAGTCCCGGTACATTTGCCTATTGGGACAAGGGCTACCAAGAAGGATTGTCTGAGCAGTCCTTCGAATTTGCAGCCGTACTGATGGGAAGGGTGATCTCCAGGCCCGGAGAGAAATTGATTTGCTTGGATCTAGGGTATAAGTCCGTCGCCTCCGAAGGGGCGTTGGATAGGCGCGTATGGTTTCCCGACCATCCCATCTGGAATCCTGTGGGACACAGTGAGGAGCATTTGGTGGTAGAGGTACCTAAGGATGATAGACCTCCCGTTGGAGAAGTGGTGTATGCAATCCCCTACCATATTTGTCCTACAGTGGCCATGTATGATCGCGTGCTGACGGTAGATAACCATAAACTTTCTGGTGAGTGGAAAACCTTGGCAAGGAAGAGAAGGATTAATATTTAG
- a CDS encoding dipeptidase has product MFTIDAHLDLSMNALEWNRDLTQPVTGINAREKGMTDKPDRGKATVSLPALRAGNIGLVVATQIARYVAPDNSLPGWHSPAQAWAQTQGQLAWYKAMEDAGEMVQITDLDSLEKHLDDWHWGGDKLPIGYILSLEGADSMVDLGYLEKAYAYGLRALGPAHYGPGRYAQGTDATGFMGRRGQDLLKEMERLNIILDATHLCDDSFWEAMDHFEGAVWASHNNCRALVDHNRQFSDEQLKELIARDAVIGGALDAWMMVPGWVRGESTPEGMGCNLEKMIDHLDHICQLAGNADHIGIGSDLDGAFGKEQCPYDLETIADLTSVPDLLRKRGYKESEVEKVMHGNWLRFLRNVWG; this is encoded by the coding sequence ATGTTTACAATCGACGCCCATTTGGACCTCAGCATGAATGCACTGGAGTGGAACAGAGACCTGACTCAACCTGTTACAGGAATCAATGCCAGGGAAAAGGGCATGACAGACAAACCGGATCGAGGAAAGGCCACCGTTTCATTGCCGGCTCTTCGGGCGGGAAATATTGGACTGGTGGTGGCGACGCAGATTGCCCGGTATGTGGCTCCTGACAATTCCTTGCCCGGCTGGCATTCCCCAGCGCAGGCTTGGGCGCAAACACAAGGGCAGCTGGCTTGGTACAAGGCGATGGAAGACGCGGGTGAGATGGTTCAGATTACGGATTTGGACAGTTTGGAAAAACATTTGGATGACTGGCATTGGGGAGGGGATAAGTTGCCCATTGGATATATTCTTTCCTTGGAAGGAGCGGATTCCATGGTGGATTTGGGCTATCTGGAAAAGGCGTACGCATATGGGTTAAGGGCACTGGGGCCTGCGCATTATGGCCCAGGGAGGTATGCCCAAGGGACCGATGCAACAGGCTTTATGGGAAGAAGGGGGCAAGACTTGCTGAAGGAAATGGAGCGGCTGAACATAATTTTGGATGCCACCCATTTGTGTGACGATAGCTTTTGGGAAGCGATGGATCATTTTGAAGGGGCAGTTTGGGCCAGCCATAACAATTGCCGGGCCTTGGTGGACCATAACCGCCAGTTTAGTGACGAGCAGCTAAAGGAATTGATTGCCCGTGATGCAGTGATTGGTGGCGCGCTGGATGCTTGGATGATGGTACCGGGGTGGGTGAGAGGTGAGTCTACTCCAGAAGGTATGGGCTGTAATTTGGAAAAAATGATTGATCACCTGGACCATATCTGCCAGTTGGCCGGAAATGCAGATCATATCGGTATCGGGTCAGATTTGGACGGGGCTTTTGGCAAGGAGCAATGCCCGTATGATTTGGAAACCATTGCTGATTTGACCAGTGTCCCCGATTTATTGCGGAAGAGAGGATATAAGGAAAGCGAGGTGGAAAAGGTCATGCATGGGAATTGGCTGAGGTTTTTGCGAAATGTCTGGGGGTGA
- the rpsA gene encoding 30S ribosomal protein S1, which yields MSNNEDFNWDKFETKGFGEGYTSAERAEMEKLYDETLTEISEKEVIKGTVVGINDKDVIINIGFKSDGLVPRTEFRDLPDLKIGDEVELFIEEQENALGQLVLSRKKAKMVRAWQDIEDALEYDNVIEGLVKRRTKGGLIVDIYGVEAFLPGSQIDVKPIRDFDVYVGKKMEVKVVKINHANDNVVVSHKVLIEKDLEKQKAEILNNLEKGQVLEGVIKNMTNFGVFIDLGGVDGLLHITDISWGRINHPEEVLNLDDKVQVVVLDFDDDKKRISLGMKQLTAHPWDSLSAELEVGSKVKGKIVNVADYGAFLELAPGVEGLIHVSEMSWSQHLRNPADFVKVGDEIEAVVLTLDKEERKMSLGIKQLTEDPWTKQDMVTKYAVGTKHQGVVRNLTNFGLFLELEEGIDGLVHVSDLSWTKKIKHPSEYVKVNDELEVVVLELDVDNRRLALGHKQLEENPWDTFEGVFPVGSSHKCTVVSKNDKGAVLELPYGLEGFATIKNLEKEDGSQVEVGDAVDFVVTEFSKDDKRIVLSHTATFREDAMPSKQPAKKAPSTAKKKPAGGDPQEKSTLGDLDALSALKEKMEGGDKK from the coding sequence ATGTCTAATAACGAAGATTTTAACTGGGACAAGTTCGAAACTAAAGGTTTTGGCGAAGGCTACACTTCTGCGGAGCGAGCAGAAATGGAAAAGCTGTATGACGAAACGTTGACCGAAATCAGTGAGAAGGAAGTCATCAAAGGTACTGTAGTAGGTATCAATGATAAGGATGTGATCATCAATATCGGGTTCAAGTCTGACGGTCTAGTGCCAAGAACTGAGTTCCGTGACCTTCCAGACCTGAAAATCGGTGATGAGGTAGAACTTTTCATTGAAGAGCAAGAAAATGCTTTGGGTCAATTGGTGCTTTCCAGAAAGAAAGCCAAAATGGTACGTGCATGGCAGGACATCGAAGATGCGCTTGAGTACGACAATGTGATCGAAGGTCTTGTGAAGAGAAGAACCAAAGGTGGTCTGATCGTAGATATCTACGGTGTGGAGGCTTTCTTGCCAGGTTCTCAGATTGACGTGAAGCCTATCCGTGACTTTGATGTCTATGTAGGCAAGAAAATGGAAGTGAAAGTGGTTAAGATCAACCACGCTAACGATAACGTAGTAGTTTCTCACAAAGTATTGATCGAGAAAGATCTGGAGAAGCAAAAAGCAGAGATCCTGAACAACCTGGAAAAAGGTCAGGTATTGGAAGGTGTGATCAAGAACATGACCAATTTCGGTGTATTCATCGACCTTGGTGGTGTGGATGGTCTACTTCACATTACAGACATTTCTTGGGGACGTATCAATCATCCAGAAGAAGTGCTTAACCTTGACGACAAAGTTCAGGTAGTAGTGCTTGATTTTGATGATGATAAGAAGCGTATCTCTTTGGGTATGAAGCAGCTTACTGCTCATCCTTGGGACTCTCTTTCTGCTGAGCTTGAAGTAGGTTCTAAAGTGAAAGGTAAGATTGTAAACGTAGCGGACTACGGTGCATTCCTTGAGCTTGCTCCTGGTGTAGAAGGGCTTATCCACGTATCTGAAATGTCTTGGTCTCAGCACCTGAGAAATCCTGCGGACTTCGTGAAAGTAGGAGATGAGATCGAAGCGGTAGTCTTGACATTGGATAAAGAAGAGCGTAAGATGTCGCTTGGTATCAAACAACTTACTGAAGATCCATGGACTAAGCAGGACATGGTGACGAAGTATGCTGTGGGTACGAAGCACCAAGGTGTCGTGAGAAACTTGACCAACTTTGGATTGTTCCTAGAGCTTGAAGAAGGTATCGACGGTCTGGTTCACGTTTCTGATCTTTCTTGGACCAAGAAAATCAAGCACCCTTCTGAGTACGTGAAGGTAAACGACGAATTGGAAGTTGTCGTGTTGGAGCTTGATGTGGACAACAGAAGATTGGCCCTAGGCCATAAGCAGCTTGAAGAGAATCCTTGGGATACTTTTGAAGGTGTCTTCCCAGTAGGTTCTTCTCATAAGTGTACTGTCGTTTCCAAAAACGATAAAGGTGCTGTCCTTGAGCTTCCTTACGGGCTTGAAGGATTCGCTACCATCAAGAACCTTGAAAAAGAAGACGGTTCGCAGGTAGAAGTAGGTGACGCGGTTGATTTCGTGGTAACTGAATTCTCTAAAGATGACAAGCGAATTGTACTTTCTCACACGGCTACCTTCAGAGAAGATGCGATGCCTTCTAAGCAGCCAGCT